In Candidatus Nitrosotenuis uzonensis, the sequence GAGCAGGAGAGGGTGGCAAACGAATCCATGAAGAAAATACAGGATTCTGGCAAATACGCACGCAAAATAGTGACCGAGATAAAACCAGCACCTGCGTTTTATCGCGCAGAGGAGTATCATCAACAGTATTATGCAAAGTGCTCCATACGTTAGAATAAATCATACGCTCCTCTTTTATAGAAAATACTCTGAATACAATTCAGATAGATGGGAGTAATGCCGGAATCTGGCAAGAACTGCCAGACCATCTATTTTTGAAGTTTATAACATCGTAAGCATTTAGACAGCGTTTCCAATTCTGGTATTTCATAGTTAATTTATTATTCAAAATACAATTTATCGAATTTCGATGAAGTGCAAAAACTGCGGGCGCGAATTTACCAACAGGGCGTCCAACTATTGCTCAACAGAGTGTGCAATGGAAGCAGTAGAAAAATATGGAAAACAGACGCAATAAATAATTCCTGATTCCGTACAAAACTGATGAAGTTGCTGCTTTTTGCATTGGTGTTGCTTGCTTTCTTTTTCATTGATACGGCACATGCCATTGACATTGCAAGCGATTCTGAAACAAAAACCGTTGAAATTGGCAAGCAAATACAGATTGCCGCCGATCTGAAGAACGGCCAGGACATACCACAGAATTTTGCATACATAGTCCAGATCCAAAATGAGGATGGCATCACAGTTTCACTGTCTTGGATAACAGGACAGCTTGCAGCTGCACAGGCATTCTCACCTTCTATATCGTGGACTCCCAATGAGCCTGGATTATACGAGGCAACAATATTTGTCTGGGAGAGCGTAAACAACCCAACAGCGCTGTCTCCTACACTGACACTGCAGATATCTGTGGAGTCATCTGCATAGTTTTTTAGTATAATATGTAAAACGTCGCTATGGAATTAATTTATGAAAAGGAATCAACTGACGCAAGAGGGAAAATACTGTTCCTATCATACGGCCAAAAAAGAATAAACATTGTAGAAATAAAAAAAGGATTCTCACGTGGAGGACACTATCATGACTTTGACACTATTCATTACATCCTTTCAGGTACAATTGAGTATAGAGAAAAAGACATAATGACTGCAAAAGAACAGGTTCGCACAGTGACTGCACCTGATATAATACGCATTCCTGCGATGGCGGCCCATCTACTCACAGCAATAGACGATACGATATTTGCAGAAGAAATGTCGCAAAACTATACTGCGACCGAGTATCCTGAATATCGCAAAATCGTAACTGAAAAAATGACATGACATATTCAATCTGGCTTGAACCATCGGCAAAAGACAAAAAATATCTTCAAAACATAATTTATGATCTTGCAAAACAATACAAGGCACCACAGTTTACGCCGCACATCACACTGTACAGCGGAATCAATAATGCCCGACTGACAAGAAAAGCAGTGCATGATTGCAGACACATTACAAAGATGAAAGTAAGAGTTACTGGCATCCGACATTCTGGGTATATCTGGAAGACACTCTATTTTGATGTAGGAACATCAAAGAAGCTGGCCGAGCTGAATAGAATACTAGCAAAACGTCTTGGCAATCATGCAAAGTACCGCTTTCGACCACACATAAGTCTGATCTACAAGAAATTGCCTAATGCAACAAGGAGGCAGATCGCAAAAGAGATTACATTAAAAAACACACTCGAATTTGCCAAGATCTCGATTATAAAATCATCAAACGTGGTCCGAAACTGGACCCCTATCATGAAAATCTCACTGAAATGATCTTGTCTGTTTGTTAATTTGTGCGAATTCATGAGTTATTAAAATATGAGTGGTACGTAAGAAAAAAGGGCATGGCAACCTTAACTGTTGAGGAGACTAGAGCTTTTGTTGAAAAGCTGATTGCCACAGGTAACGGCGACAGTGGCAGGCTGATGCACATTCTTAACACCATTAACTCGGGCCGCAAACTCTACAACTCTGATCAAAAATATCTTGATTCCAAGCTTGCAAATGAAATTGGATTGGTACAAAAAATTAAAACTGAAGAAGGACTTGTTGCCAAAGTGCAAAGATTGATTACTGCAAGAGCCGGAGATATAGGACGATTACAGTTTATTTTAGAATCGCTACAACAAGGAAAATCGCTTTACAACTCGGACCGCTTGTATCTTGAGGCAAAGCTTGGAGAAAGAATAAACCCTGAAAGTGTCCTTGCGCAACAGGAACCTGAGCAGACAATAGACTCGCTCAAATCTCAAGTCACGCTTGCAAATCAACGAATTGCAAGACTGGAACACGTACTGCAAGACAAATCCAATCAACTAGAAACAATCCAGACTGCAAGTGTGGCAAAAGTACATCAAAAACCTGTCGCAGGCGCAATGCCAAAAGGCTGGTCACCACCAAAACAGGATCTAGATCAAATCCGCCAGCAAATAAGCGCAGAACAGAGTAATCTTGAAAGGGAGAAAAACAAGACTGACCAGCTGAAAATCGAGCAATCAAAACTGATGCAAATAATACTGGACAGAAAGGAATTTGAAAAACAGCTGCGAATAGAACAGGAAAGACTGCAACAGCAGATTGAGCTCGAACGCAAAGCAGTAAAGGAGCAGACAGCACTGGTTGAGCAGATAAAATTACAAGAAGAAGAGTTGGAAAAGGCAAAACGTGAGCGCGACGCAATTGTGGCAAAACTTCATGCCGAACAGACCGCTTTATCGAGCCAGGTCGCCACAGAACGCGCAAAGCTTGCAGAACAGGCTAGGGCTGCACAGAAAATACAGCAAGAACATGAGCATCTGCAGGCAATAAAGGAGGAATATGAAAAAGTGATGCAGACTGCAAAGTCTAAAGAAATGGAACTTGAAGCACAAGTGAAAATGGAGCGCTCAAAGCTGGAACAGCAGGGAAAGATTCTCAAACAAATATCAAATTATGAAAAGTATCTAGAATCCTCAAGACAAAAACAGGCCTTGCTTGCGGCAAAAATAGCAGAACAAAAAGACAAACTGAAAAAAACTTCTACATCAATATCGCAAATTGAGGAAGACCAACATCTGCTTGATGCAATACTTGCAGAAAAAATTGCACTTGAACAACAAATCAAACTTGCTGATTCTGAGCTAAAAAGCATAAGAAAAGACAAAACTCTGCTGGAGCGGCAGCTTAGAACTCAAAAATCCACCCTTTCAAAGATAAAAAAACAAGAGATAGGTAAAGTTAAAACACTCAAACAAAAAAAGCAGGTTCTGGCAAAGCAAATCAGGACCGAGGCAACTCAAATAAAGAAAATCGCAAAAAAATTGGAAAAGACACCTAACCCTTCTTCACAGTGATCTCTTGGCCGTTACCTATGGCCAACGTGCATGTCTGCAGATTCTGCCTTGATGCAAGGTACGTTGAATACTGGTGCATCATCTTGCGGTATTTTTTAGGATACAGCATGTTATCAGTTACCATGACACCTCCATCTTTTAGGTGTGGAATGATGAGTCTTGCGTATTCTATGACATTTTCCTTGTCTGCATCAATTAGGACAAAATCAAACTTGGCGTTCCTTGGAAGGCCCTTTAGTACATTTCCGATTTCATTCCTCCTTATTCTGATGAATCGTGATACGCCCGCACGCTTAAAATTGCGTATGGCGCGTTCTATCTTTTTTGGATTTCTCTCAATAGTAGTTATTCTTGGGGTTTTATAGTGTGTTAGGATAGCATCTGTTATCCACAAAGTGGAATATCCAGTTGACGTGCCAAGCTCAAGTGCGCTTTTGGCTCTAATTCCAACAATTAGGGAATGAATGAACTGTCCTGTCTCGTACGTGATTGCCAGCATCCTGTCTTCTGGCTTTACGTCGTATCTTTTCGTTCTCTCTTTTCTTGATTTTTCTTCCAATTCGTCAATGATTTTTTTAATAGATTTTCTCAATACTGCATATGCTACCTTGTTTATTATAACGTCTTGTTTACAATTTGCTGATTGACGATCATGCAGTGCATAATTACAAATTATATTTGGTAAATTCAGAGCTGAAATAAATTGAATGCATACAAGCACATCCCGTTGATACAGGTTGTCGAGAATATAATCGGTCTTGATTCTACAATGCGCTTTGCGGCAATCATTGACCTGAAAGGAAACATACTAGAGTCCATAATGAAAGAAGGAAAGACCTCACTCAAATCCCAAAAAGAAGAGGAGCATTTTTGTATGCAGGTGGCGCAAAGACGCAAAATGCGCAAAGAGTTTGATAAGACACTGGGTAAGGTCCGCTACGTAAATGTGGAGCGTGAGCGCGTTTCTCAGATTGTAATCTATACTAGGAGAAAGACAATTTATTTTACCATGGAGCCTGAGGTCAGCCCGACCAAAAAAATGTCGATCATCAACCGGGTCAAAAAAATAACGTCGCATCTGTAGAATATCTGTTCATTCTAAACATACTAACAAATTACAAGTCGTGAAATGAACAGCATTCATGGACACCCATCACGTGGTGATGCTAATGGGGGCAATGGTAGGACTAGCGGTATTTCTACCACTAGTAATAGGCTATCTTGGTCAATGACTTAAATCAGACAGAATCGTACTACCTGCTGTTGAAGATACTGGTCGACGAGATGGATGACGGGTGGGATGAGAAACTACGATCGCTCGGTTATGATGCATATTCTGTTAAAAAGCTCATAGGCGAGGGCAAGAAACTGCACACTGATTATTCGGTCATAAATTATGCGAAGGAAAATAACATGATATTGATAACACGCGATACTGAGAGCGGACATGCATGCTTTGAGAACAACCTTCCATGCGTCCTGTTGGACAACAACGAGATATTCAAGATAGTCGTTGAAAAGCTAAAACAGTTCAACTAATTTTTATCCTAGTTTTGCCAATATCTGCATATGCGAAGCTGTGATGTGCGAAGCAGGGCATACAGAAACGGAAAGACATTTGATCAATGCGTGCAAATTGCAGAGGCGCTTAATCCAGAGTTTAAAAAAATAATAGATAATGACGGTAAGATTCTCTGGTCGGATATACTGCAAAAGGTAGACCACGATGAGCTGATTTACAAGCTTACCCTAAAATATCTGCGGCGCGACGGATATGATATAGGGAACTGGAAGATACCTGAAGTCAAAAAGGCATCGGCCTAGGGCTGCACCTTACAGCTCCATCCGCTGCTTTTGATCTTTTTTGCCATTATGATTGGTGTTGCCACCAAGAGCGGAATCGATATTGCAATAAACAACGTCTGGAGTTGAGTTATTGCAAGAGTAAAGGCTACGGCCCCGGACGAGCTCAGAAAAAGGGAAACAAAAGTCCCAGCGCATGTGGGGCATGCAATGAAAAGACCCGTGACGGCTGCAACACTTCCTGCCCCTGCCCCTTTTCGCAGTATGGAAAATGCATTTGCGGCAATTGCCATGTTCAGGCCTACAAGATATGACACGGCAATCTGCAAGATAAGATTAATTGGTATTATCTGCATTCCTAGATGCTCTGTTATGTAAAAGATGAATTTTGGGACGTACCCTATATCGCCACAACATGGGGCGATAAATGCAGACGGCACCTGTACCCCGTAATGCATTGAGAAGATCACATCCGGCTGGTAAACCAGTATTCCTGATGTGAGCGAGAAGAATAATCCATAGGCAATCGCGGTTATGGTAAATATCCTCCTTGACTTTTTGTTCCACGTTATGTTAGCTATTATTGAGAAAGGGTCGTCCTTTTCAGTACCTATTTTCTGCTTGTGATATTGATACATGCCGTATGAGATAGCGCCGAGGGCCACAATAAGCAGCACATAGAACATTACGCCCAGTCGTTCGACGCTCGTGAGCGCATCCGGCGTTATCTCCGAGTTACCAAGCCTTGCGTAGATTAGAAACAGGATTGCGATGCTGGCAAAGCCAAGCGCAATGAGCAATCGTCCGTCCCTTGTCTGGCCGTCTGCCATCTGAGAGCGGTTTTACTAGACCATCATTAAATCTATCTCAAATAAAAAGAAAAAACTCATGCTGTCATGCGCAGCAGAGGGTCTTTTTGAAATCTTCTACGTTCCTTGAGAACTTACATTCTTTGCAGACATGCCAAGTTCTGTCTTTTAGGATCTTCAGTGTCGCCTCATAGTTTACTGAATACATCTTTCCTCCACAGCTTGGACACGGCAGCGGTATGTCGATTCGCATCGAAAACGATTTTACAAATTTTGAATATAAGAGCCGCGTAGGACTGATAAGTTATCCATTTTTTTAATTCTCGTATGTTTATATCAAATCAATACGTAAAGAATACAGGAATTGAACATAGACCAGAAACAAGATCCGGACTATTCCACCGCAAAGATCTCCTACGTCGGTTTTATCGATCCATATGCGCTTGAGGGAATAATCGTCCTGCAATCAGATGACAAAAAAGAATTTCACATGAGAGCATTTTCAGGAGAGGTTGCAAGACACATCAAAAGCTTTGTGGAGGGAAAAAGAGACGGATTGCCCACCATATACAATCTGATCGAACAACTGTGCGAGGAAAACGAGATACTGCTTGTCAAAACCAAGGTGTATGAGAGTGGTAGTGTTCTTAGAGCAAACCTGTACTTTACGGGGAAAAAAGACATCGTACTTAGAAACTACAGGGCATCTGATGCAGTTGCACTGGCAGCATTCTACAATATCCCAATTCTTGTCAGAAAGACGCTTCTAAAAGAGCCAGTCGAAGCCTAGGTCAGGACTTTATCTAATCGCCCAAGCTCGTAGGCCCTTTTGAGCTCCATTGCTATTCTTCTGCCAACTCCAAATGTTTCGCCATATTGGTATTTTGTGTAAGGCGATGTTGTTGCTACAATCGGGTTTCCTGGCACCCTCAGAGATACGTCGTACACTACAAGCTCAAGGTCCTTTGTTATGACACTCTGGAGCGAGAACGGTCCTATGATTCCAGGCGGATAAATCCTTCTGACTCCTGCGACGAACTTGTCCCCAATTTCTATTACTTTCTCAAGTAAAGATTCTCTTATGCTTGCAGGTGTGTGCCCTACCTCGATGTTCTGTATGTCAACGTCAATATCCATCTGCTGTTTTGCCGGGAGAGAGTTAAAGTCGTACAGGTTTGTCTGCAATCTCCTTTCAATTCCGATAAAGTCGACCTGCTCTGATATTGGTGTGTGAAAATAATTAAAGTTCATGTATGTTCCAAGAACTAGCTCCTCGATGCTGGCCTTTTTGAGATCTTCCCTTCTGATAATTCCTTTTCTTATTCTCTCCTCTGACTTTTGCTTATAGTCCTCATACGATGATACAGTAAAGAAGGCCCGTTCCATCTTGCGTGTCTTTTCCTGCACCTTGACAATTGCAGGCCTGTCTATCTTTTTTGGATCCCTGAAGAGTCGCGGAAATCTTACCTTCGATTTTTCAAGCAGATGATACTGGTTCTTTGAAAAACTTCGCTCCTCTGCTTGAAACAGTGAACGGTTGCCAAAAATCGGCACCTTGAACTTGTTCTCTATTACATCATATCCAAGGTATGCTGTGAGAGCCCTGTGGGGAATGATTATCGTATTGGTGTCATTGAATAATTTTTGCATTTTTGCAGATGCCATGTCCTGAAATTTGTCGACCACTATGATCTCATCTGCAATTCTCTGGAATCTCCTGTATGGGGCATCCCTGCCTTTTTGGCATATCACTACAGTCTGCAGTCCTTCATCCTTTGCCCCATCCATTATCTCAAGGGCCGAATGACTGCCAAGAACGCCTATTCTAAAACTGGAATACTCTTTTACTATCTTGTGAATCTCAGCGGGCCTTATCATGTATAATCAGAGTTCAAAACTAGTCTAATATAACTAAACTCGTTTTCATGGTGCTAATCTGCCCCATCCTGTTACATCTTAAAATAATCTGTCTTTCAAGTAATGTTGATGAAGCTCGTAGTGGGTATTACAGGAAGTACAGGTGTAGTGTATGGCGTAAGAATGCTCAAAGTACTACGGGAAAAGAAAGTGGAAACGCATCTTGTGATGACAGAATGGGCAAAAAAATGCCTGTCCATGGAAACTGACTACAAACTAGATGACGTCAAGACACTTGCATCGCAGTATTCTGATGACTCTAATCTTGCATCCGGCATATCAAGCGGAAC encodes:
- a CDS encoding cupin domain-containing protein; its protein translation is MELIYEKESTDARGKILFLSYGQKRINIVEIKKGFSRGGHYHDFDTIHYILSGTIEYREKDIMTAKEQVRTVTAPDIIRIPAMAAHLLTAIDDTIFAEEMSQNYTATEYPEYRKIVTEKMT
- a CDS encoding 2'-5' RNA ligase family protein, with product MTYSIWLEPSAKDKKYLQNIIYDLAKQYKAPQFTPHITLYSGINNARLTRKAVHDCRHITKMKVRVTGIRHSGYIWKTLYFDVGTSKKLAELNRILAKRLGNHAKYRFRPHISLIYKKLPNATRRQIAKEITLKNTLEFAKISIIKSSNVVRNWTPIMKISLK
- a CDS encoding O-methyltransferase; this translates as MRKSIKKIIDELEEKSRKERTKRYDVKPEDRMLAITYETGQFIHSLIVGIRAKSALELGTSTGYSTLWITDAILTHYKTPRITTIERNPKKIERAIRNFKRAGVSRFIRIRRNEIGNVLKGLPRNAKFDFVLIDADKENVIEYARLIIPHLKDGGVMVTDNMLYPKKYRKMMHQYSTYLASRQNLQTCTLAIGNGQEITVKKG
- a CDS encoding DUF6659 family protein is translated as MNAYKHIPLIQVVENIIGLDSTMRFAAIIDLKGNILESIMKEGKTSLKSQKEEEHFCMQVAQRRKMRKEFDKTLGKVRYVNVERERVSQIVIYTRRKTIYFTMEPEVSPTKKMSIINRVKKITSHL
- a CDS encoding DUF5615 family PIN-like protein, which gives rise to MKILVDEMDDGWDEKLRSLGYDAYSVKKLIGEGKKLHTDYSVINYAKENNMILITRDTESGHACFENNLPCVLLDNNEIFKIVVEKLKQFN
- a CDS encoding bifunctional nuclease family protein, coding for MNIDQKQDPDYSTAKISYVGFIDPYALEGIIVLQSDDKKEFHMRAFSGEVARHIKSFVEGKRDGLPTIYNLIEQLCEENEILLVKTKVYESGSVLRANLYFTGKKDIVLRNYRASDAVALAAFYNIPILVRKTLLKEPVEA
- a CDS encoding formate--phosphoribosylaminoimidazolecarboxamide ligase family protein, which produces MIRPAEIHKIVKEYSSFRIGVLGSHSALEIMDGAKDEGLQTVVICQKGRDAPYRRFQRIADEIIVVDKFQDMASAKMQKLFNDTNTIIIPHRALTAYLGYDVIENKFKVPIFGNRSLFQAEERSFSKNQYHLLEKSKVRFPRLFRDPKKIDRPAIVKVQEKTRKMERAFFTVSSYEDYKQKSEERIRKGIIRREDLKKASIEELVLGTYMNFNYFHTPISEQVDFIGIERRLQTNLYDFNSLPAKQQMDIDVDIQNIEVGHTPASIRESLLEKVIEIGDKFVAGVRRIYPPGIIGPFSLQSVITKDLELVVYDVSLRVPGNPIVATTSPYTKYQYGETFGVGRRIAMELKRAYELGRLDKVLT